In the Nothobranchius furzeri strain GRZ-AD chromosome 1, NfurGRZ-RIMD1, whole genome shotgun sequence genome, ACTTGTTGATTTATCtttttgggggggtggggttGCGTGGGTGGGGGGGTTGCTTTCGTAAACCAATCACAGGAGGAGAATCGCAGTAAACCAGAAAATAACGGGACTTGGCGCCGGAAGACGCCGGAAGTTTGAAAACAGTCTCCAGCAGATAAAAATAGCCCAAAACAGTCATGAATCTGCTCAGTTTGACGACTGGGACATAGGATTATACAAACAAATTGattttttttactataacacaAATTATGACCATAAACCAGCAAAGATAAGACTGAATTGACACTTTTGACGTCATGAAGTTAGCTTGATGAGTTTTGCACATAGATGGTAATGGTACTGTTGCCATTGTTGGAAAGAGGAGAGTCTGGGCTTTGATTTAAATGGGTGCTGCTGTGGATAGaatgatgttgcattttcattactGGATGCTTTTCTTGATCTGAGTAGTTAGCATGTTTTTACAACTTTTTCAGTTAGTGGCTTGTTGTTGCTTATTGATGACATTGGTTGTTGTTGAGGTAGAAAAAATGGATTAAATCATTTAGATGAACCTCTTTCCATTACATACGTGTGCAGATGTATACACTGGTTAATATTAGGCATGCTTTTGATACAACTTTGTTACTGGAAGTTACCTGGATCCAGTGAAGCGGAAAGCAGAAAACTCTGGAGCAttcagtgactccaccccctagccaatcagcatccAGAGTCACGATGCCTgcccgactcagccttgccaggtacctcaatggggCAGGGACTAAAAATTGGGGAGAAAGTAGGAAAATACCGAACCGTGCCCTTAGATATAGTGGTCAGGCCGAGCCGCATCGTTCTGAGTTACCTTTACACTGTGAAAAAGGATTTAATTCTATTTATCTTAAATATCATCCACCTATTAATGGATTTCCTTAAATTAAGAGTTACCAAGTGTCTAAAACACCGTTAGGTTAGTGAAAAGGCCTGGAGTTTTTTCATATAAATGCACGTATTAGagtataaaacacaactttcTTTATAATCACACACATCTTGATGGATTTTGTTCCTCTGAGACCTCTGATTTGCCCAGACTCTTCTTGCCAGTGACAAAACCAAGTCGGTAAAAATGTGTCTCACAGCAGGAGAAGGAATTGTTATCTGCTCCTAAACTTAGGATAGGTCAACTACTTCCCACTTTTCTCCCAAAGTTTGATTTTAGTGTGGGAGGTTGCTTCTGCCCCCGAGCCCATCCCATCCCTTCCCCTATTCCTTCTCTGCTCCCTTGAGCGCTACTGAATGGGCCTGTGTGTTAAACAAATGGATCATCTTAACTTTTTGATTGAGTGAGCACAGACTAAAGGGAACTTGAAACCTAATCCTGAGGGGCACATAACTGCTGCACAAATGTTTGGCAGATCTCTTTGCTGGGCTAAGAGCGAGCAGAGACAAAGGCAACCTTGCAGAGGTTAACGTTTGGGATGGGAGCAGGAGTAGGGTGTCGGGGGAGCTCAAAACAATAAAAGGGCCGTCAGGATACGTCCTTAAGTGGATTATTGCTATGTCAAGCTGGACTGACAATGGCATGGCAGTTTGATTTAAATATGTTATTGGGGTTATTATGTTTGTACACTTTAAAACTGTTTGAATTACTTCTTATGGTGGGATTATTTATTTAATCGAGCAATCTGTAAATTGTATGTATTGAAAAAAAGTGAGTTTAGTAGTCTTTAGACCAATATTTCTTTGGGCTCAAACTGTTGGTAACCAGTTGCAGGCGCAAAACAGGGAATTAATAACAAGCAAAAAGAAGACCTAGAAAAACTAAAGGAgtattaaaaaaacacaaaagagtTGTTAAAACAACAGGGAGGCAAACCAAGGTGGTGAAACAAAGGACTATTTAACTGCAGAGAACTTGATCATTGAGTGGAAGCAGCTGAACTTATTAgccagatgaattgcaggtgtgacAGGCAGCGTGAACCGCAGAAAACCATGAAACTGTGtatgagagaaaaaagaaacatcTTAATTTTTATGAATGATGAACTAATAAAACCAAACCAGAAAACAAAGCACAGCTGTGACAACCCTCTGAATTAAACACCTTTGTGTCAAAACTGCTAATGCAGTGCAACATTGGTGCAAAAGAATTGGAGATTTTCTTGTCACAATTGAGTCatgattcagttcagtttatttatatagcaccaattcACAACATCAGTCATCACAgacactttacaaagtaaacttCCAACCGAATCTACTTATCAGTGCATTGAGTTCAGCTCATTTTGCCAGTCagtaaagtttcctatataaggaacccagcaaattgcattgagtcactgactagtgtcacagtctttacagcaatcctcatactaagcaagcatgcagcgacagcggagaggaaaattcccttttaacaggaagaaaccaccagaggatcctggctcagtataagcagccatcctccacaactcattggggatcgagaagacagagcagacacacacatgcatgcacacacacacacacacacacacacacacacacacacacacacacacacacacacacacacacacacacacacacacacacacacacacacacacacacacacacacaccctgttacAAAAAGTTAATATCAGCATATTCTCACCATGTTTGTATGTGTTTGTTACTCTGATTTTGTTTAATTCAGAATGTCAGAAtctcatttttttaaatctccaatAGGTCATTGGATTTATTGGTGGCTGACCCCTTCAAAAGTTCTAGATCCTTAAAATCTTTTGAGAGGAAATTTGTCGCCAACAGAGATCTTTAGACTGCTGAGCATATTTCCAGTTAAGCTTTAGCTTTTGGTCTCGACTTTAAGggcaaaccaccaaatagttcccaagcacagccacCTGCAGCTCCCcggaggatgggtcaaatgtgaagATGtgttttcaccagtgtgtgatgatgactaatggcacTGTAAAAATGTATCACAGCCATAAAGTTGTGTAGTATTTAAGTATGCGTGCACTCCCAAGGTACATGTGACTTCAAGTTTacagtttctttatttttatttttttcagctctTCTTGTCGTTGAGACGGAAACTTTTGGGAGTCATGTACGAATAAAAGGAAAAGAGAGTGAACACTACATTTGCATGAACGAGAAGGGCAAAATTGTTGGAAGGGTGAGTCTCTGATATGTTCCTATATTCTTGTTAAGAAAAGCTAGTGAAAATAGAGCCATTGCAAATCAAAGCTTGTATTAAATACCAAGCTCTTGATCCTGAGTGCATTTAGCAGAATGTCAGATTTGTTATTGCCGGTTGTTTTTGTACACCCTAACAAAACCCTTTTGATAACTCACAGCCATTCTTCCATTACGTAATCGGCCTACTCCTTTGACACTTGATCAGTCAATTACAGACTGCAATCACCACAATACATTGAGAGACTAATGGTCACTTAGGAGGAATGCCGTTGCAATTATATCATTTAGTCACACCAGGTGGCCACAAAAGCAAGATGACTCCATGTGGAGCTGCAGGCAACCATTCATACGTGGAAAAGAAGTTTGAATCTGAAAACAAGACCCGTTAAAGCTGTTTTAGTGTTCTGTAAATACAAAGGTTTATCCTGTACGAACAAACATTAATTCAGATCTCAATTAATTtttcatatatattttttaattttcagaatttttttcaTTTGATCTAATTGGTGCACTTtctgttttttatgttttgtaaGGGGTTGGGCTCTCATAGTATAAAAGTGAAATAATAAATGACAAAAAAGTGATTAGCATATATGCCGAGTGCACTTATATAATCAGACTCATCtaaaacaagcaaaaaaaaagaaaaaaaaaagaaggaaaaacaacTTTCCAAACTGTTTATAGCAAATATAGAATGCCCCCCAAAATGCTGCAATAAGCCTAATTCACAGTAATTATATTTTGAAGGTTTTGGAAAATTTTCACATCATTAGATTTCACTCTTTAACAATAATATCCTGTAATCTGACCACTGTATTTTAATAAAAAAGTAAACAATAGAAAAAACATCTGAAGTATGGCGATAGATGAAACATTAATGTTCCAGAGCGAATGGAGGCAGTACAAGAGTTGCgtatctgttagccaatcagaggtgagatgtccgaatatcacgAATAGATGAATAGATAGAATTGATGAgtatgactccaaatcctgccgttttatGCCCCCACTTCtctagctaacttctacttcctgaaacagggtcGTCAGactttttttccacagagaatGATGCAcgagcaaggccggattaaccatatgggcaactgggcaattgcccagggcccacggacTTTAAAGGGCCCAGACCctttaatctcccgctttatattaaagtagggtgaccgtacgtcctctcttccccggacatgtctacttttcactctctgtccgggcgtccggactgggggttcttgatgaaaatgtccagcttttcatccaggagcagggaccgaattatgggggagctggatatcctacacatccagggaagccggaaaaagttttctacctatactacatcatttatggactcttttgagcagagagcacagagagcggcacagccctGATCATTGTGGCACAGCGCTctgggcagctgcgtccagcgcacggtccattctcaaagtggcacaaccaaaaaactacaacacacgatcgttcatgtccgtacatgttctctattttctgtcttatttgggcctgaagctctctgctactgcggagctcatcacctgtgctgcggtgatttcacctcactgacgcagcatcgaaacgcgctctgcgctttgcggtcaggagatccctttgatctgctcatagtaactgatgaggtgaaaaagtaagaatgcaggcagcagtttttctggagagtttagaggagatgcaggaagatgagagacagacaggacaggaaatagttaaataaaaacaagaaaacaaaacaaagtgttgaaaagtaaaatgtaggtagatttatctccactacacgttttataaaacaataagttacacacatgtcatatttatacatctgatacaattcagatcacattcaaaactcagtcacacacccagggccgtttcaagacattttgggagcCAAGGCAAAATGAACCCCTCCCCCCCTATACCTGGGCCCCCagtagcctctgtgtaattcataccctgtccaggagtattacTTATACAGTGGTTGTAAAagtccctcagacattactgacatgttatcagatggaaaactaaatgatcagacatgctgtctcatctgctgattttctaaacttgcaaaaagtaacaaaaccatgtgaaagccactatttgtggattctctgaaagtttccatggagagtGGGaccacttattttatcattgatcctatcgtctaatctcacagctgaaacaagcatccttaataatctgtgcacaggaagcttaccgatgctgtagtaaaacaaaaggtataataatttattattaataaaaccttgttgcagcactaaagcagaaaaatgagatttttgcaataaatatgctaaatatttacatatgaattgttttagagcccttttattggcagaatctgatattaatgcagttcttacaaaaaatgggtcccaacgtggtttgtgtggcgttgccatagagtgacgtcataggcacagatcccctgtcctcttgtttggaaatggaaatatggtcaccctattaaacaaactgtccacccgggcttttgcgctgcacagagacgcttcgctgcctatgactgaacgtcagttgagagtcagtctcatgcagactgaccaatgaagagagggcctcaagttaagaccctctcctcattggtcggtccacacgaggtgggtcaaaggttaccctgagcgggttacgtgatgtcaggcaatcaaatattgagtatatttactgcatattacagtaaaatattctgtatgtgaccacattatggtgatccttgggtcgtgatgatggggcccttgaatattgttgcccagggtacaacaaagtgttaatctggccctgtgcACGAGGCCCtcgttcatactagagaccacagcagatttattgaaataacGTGTGTATGGCGTCCTTAAGATAATTTATTCAAGGATTATGACAGCTTTGTATGAAAAAGTAGCTAAAATAATTGTAGAATGAGCTTCATGTTTAAGGGCATGGATACAAATGCCAACGGATTGTTAATCTAACATGGAGGAAAACAAAAGACAAActgataaaatacatttaaaaggtACACAGATTAAAGAATAAAACCACGGCTCTATACAAGCCAATTTAGTTTTTTCATTATAAATGAATATTTTTGGGAAGACACCTTCAGTACCAAAATTCCCACGTTTTGTCTCCTGtttaccttttgttgtttgtgtctTTCTGACATCCTTTACTTTAATTTTGACACAAGTTAAGCTTAGTGAAAAACTAATAAGAAATTCGACTTTGGTTTAGAGTTATCCGGCATCCAGCCAAAGCAGAATGCGATGCCACCGGAGGGGAAAGGAAATGTACAAAGTTGCAGGAAACTTTTGAACTCTCAACAATAGAGAATAAAAACCCAAGCAGGTCATAATCCACCAATTGTTaaactttttccaaagttatCACAAGGCTGCCTGGCAGGATTTGTTAGAAGCCAACGTGATGCTGTATGTTAATGATTAACGTCCACACTTTTCTCCTTCAGCCCGATGGAAGGAAGCAGGAGTGTGTCTTTGTCGAGGAATTCCTGGAGAACAACTACACGGCTCTTGTGTCGGCCAAGTACAAAGGATGGTATCTGGGCTTCAACCGGAAGGGGCGGCCCAAGAAAGGCTCCCGTACCACGCAGAGGCAACAGGAAGTCCACTTCATGAAACGCCAGCCGAAGGGTCGGCTGGATCCGCTGGAGGAGTTCCGTTTCACCACAGTAACTAAGCGGACACGAAGGGCTCGGCGATT is a window encoding:
- the fgf24 gene encoding fibroblast growth factor 24, which encodes MMSLLPSRFIYLCLHFLVLYFQLQESQQSTADFRFYIENYTRNPDDLSRKQVRIYQLYSRTTGKHVQILGKKINANGDDGGKYALLVVETETFGSHVRIKGKESEHYICMNEKGKIVGRPDGRKQECVFVEEFLENNYTALVSAKYKGWYLGFNRKGRPKKGSRTTQRQQEVHFMKRQPKGRLDPLEEFRFTTVTKRTRRARRLKPRN